The Athalia rosae chromosome 7, iyAthRosa1.1, whole genome shotgun sequence genome window below encodes:
- the LOC105691126 gene encoding apoptotic protease-activating factor 1-like isoform X2: protein MERRHEKILSKMQYRIVHDVDVTNVIDSLISHRIINDDAYEKITKCASREERTRMLLIFLRQGGPNAYSTFKEALRRNYDWIIEEMEALEESEDSIDLPDTAVGQNIPHPHLPATPPLNVPRTQKLRKGLEELKPGDYFALHGLQGFGKSSLASAALKDENFVENFFQNEIYWIKFGQQQSLAENILVQLNMLFHRVRDLDHLAEPTTEDALKYSLKRHFSQHKNALLILDDVNRREIIDAFDFGCKTLVLTTDIGILKERRVSVIEMNDGFTAEESLTLFARALGVSVADLPPQARQIHLECRGMPLMVGMFSSQFEEVKESLTQGKGRTANWAYYVNALRKKKSFVVQESLTKLYAIFDMCIDQLKPEDRRRYNSLAIFPEDVNITTKTLSIFWACDPAEVNLEMVKFLKKSLVVRQWHPRYETFIYGVHDLVLSHLRSKLSAQDLADLHRLYVEKNFTICHGDYSKLPVDNYIHSYIGYHMEKAGMNDEFAELYLDFAFIEAKIFYIGPGDLLIDLKKYRNNITGGSLELLARVEDLEKFLIQQAPTLAEYRRRKCLDLVQVALKHPYPGFIRDTAERLALMRPEKLYFNHKHNTQCSNSFSEELHMQVRCVAFTRESQEILVGNDEGKVILWNCNSRHHIAFYGNDTEKAIRKITVSNDGKYFVSISEDGKAKLFDFDEHLDKLQGSYMKTLNPRAKQPDWRTMYHSKSNQDDSRLTFSIENDKIIDVAISVDSKIIAVCTDNGSIAVWDSIGTTMVNPSCIANGNALSSIAFTAFNKSLHTINAETGALVISNAADGRYQTQFRLHSDKVKTLSLMSVPRYSNLLIVLLETKLIRVSWDLNGIVFSWPKTEPFALLEDRTIVYTCATVTRDGEYVVTADTGGSVNVYKLHESDEIIKTYKSLVTSLDTYWLEYEGCHIICGGNRDTLVPMVHRWKFDPSEKPVVQRLALFDASVNQGGRNVIAVATSNDTVQIIQNEEIIAETPPVDGKITGLSIFDNANVIAYAANNGAVWLFDIKHNSTEEIMTLPTPVKFMTVLTIDKEHVIVCGERTEDLRIKWLNEEGSHLVENAGAVIFCELLKNIQRVLTVSEKVIKLWDPKTWKLQSKEESKMGSKISCCCLSSNENYFAVANADGNLNILKILQHNTTRVSSCKLLFDQKFNEGITACSFSHDELLLAVGLTSGEINIINIQTPSDIITLKLHRRAVRRLYWGPVDIDEYILLSLTNELAWWNVSSLANRIPKTNHAPEIRHSMGELPISSNRGAAVPTISPDWGMRMRTSKSLDLASMQRIVPIVPLADDVFEIEEKKDSSSEALNDKKKGVSNSNDKKEAFLWKNKKPKYPEIPGLLGVIKLDGNIANKVQISKDFTNFITIDGEGSIYDMTVLESSNNIRNSGTQNGNGNHST, encoded by the exons ATGGAGCGGAGGCACGAAAAAATCCTATCTAAGATGCAGTACAGAATAGTACACGATGTAGATGTCACTAACGTAATAGACTCTCTAATCTCTCATAGGATTATCAATGATGACgcttatgaaaaaattactaaATGTGCCAGCCGAGAGGAGAGAACTCGGATGCTCCTCATCTTCCTAAGACA AGGTGGTCCCAATGCTTATTCGACGTTCAAAGAAGCTCTTAGGAGAAACTACGACTGGATAATAGAAGAAATGGAGGCATTAGAGGAATCCGAGGACAGCATAGATTTGCCTGACACAGCTGTGGGTCAAAATATCCCGCACCCTCATTTACCAGCTACTCCACCATTAAATGTTCCAAGAACACAAAAG CTTCGCAAGGGATTAGAGGAGCTAAAACCAGGCGACTATTTCGCTCTCCATGGATTACAAGGTTTTGGGAAATCATCTTTAGCTAGTGCAGCCTtgaaggatgaaaattttgttgaaaatttctttcag AACGAAATCTACTGGATTAAATTCGGGCAGCAACAGTCGCTTGCTGAGAATATTCTTGTGCAGTTGAATATGCTTTTCCATCGTGTTCGAGATCTTGATCATCTGGCAGAACCCACCACCGAAGATGCTTTGAAGTATTCCTTAAAACGTCACTTTTCTCAACACAAAAATGCTCTCCTCATTCTTGACGATGTCAACAGACGTGAAATAATTGATGCTTTCGATTTTGGCTGCAAAACTCTGGTGCTCACAACAGATATTGGCATtctaaaagaaagaagagtcAGCGTAATTGAA ATGAATGACGGGTTCACAGCTGAAGAATCACTGACATTGTTTGCCAGAGCATTAGGTGTCTCAGTTGCAGACTTGCCTCCGCAAGCACGTCAGATACACTTGGAGTGCAGGGGAATGCCTTTAATGGTCGGTATGTTTTCGTCCCAATTCGAGGAAGTTAAGGAGAGTCTTACTCAAGGAAAAGGCAGAACTGCTAATTGGGCCTACTACGTTAATGCTTTGCGGAAGAAGAAGTCTTT TGTAGTACAGGAAAGCCTCACAAAACTTTACGCAATTTTTGATATGTGCATCGACCAACTGAAACCAGAAGACCGGCGACGTTACAACTCCCTCGCAATTTTTCCTGAAGACGTGAATATCACGACCAAAACACTGTCCATATTTTGGGCTTGTGACCCTGCAGAGGTTAATCTAGAGATGGTGAAGTTTTTGAAGAAATCTTTAGTAGTTAGACAGTGGCATCCGCGATACGAGACGTTCATATACGGGGTCCATGACTTGGTCCTGTCTCACCTACGGAGCAAACTGAGCGCTCAAGATCTTGCGGACCTGCATAGATTGTatgtagagaaaaatttcacaatatGTCATGGGGACTATTCTAAACTACCGGTAGATAATTATATCCACTCGTACATTGGATACCACATGGAAAAAGCAGGAATGAATGATGAGTTTGCTGAACTTTATTTAGACTTTGCTTTTATTGAAGCAAAAATCTTCTATATTGGACCCGGCGATCTGTTGATAGATTTGAAGAAATATAGGAATAACATCACCGGAGGTTCTCTTGAACTCTTGGCCAGAGTTGAAGATCTCGAGAAATTCCTCATCCAGCAAGCTCCGACGTTGGCTGAGTATCGGCGAAGAAAGTGCCTGGATCTTGTTCAAGTTGCTCTTAAGCATCCGTACCCCGGTTTTATAAGAGACACTGCCGAGCGACTGGCACTGATGAGACCGGAGAAGCTATACTTTAACCACAAGCACAATACGCAGTGCTCGAATTCTTTCAGTGAAGAATTGCACATGCAAGTGAGATGTGTAGCATTTACGCGTGAATCGCAAGAAATTTTAGTTGGAAATGACGAGGGAAAGGTCATTCTATGGAATTGTAATAGTCGTCACCATATTGCATTTTACGGAAATGATACTGAAAAGGCTATCAGAAAGATAACTGTTTCCaatgatggaaaatatttcgtgTCTATCAGCGAAGATGGGAAGGCAAAGCTGTTCGACTTCGACGAACATCTCGACAAATTGCAGGGGAGCTACATGAAAACCTTAAATCCCAGGGCAAAACAGCCTGATTGGAGAACTATGTATCACTCGAAAAGCAATCAGGACGATAGCCGACTTACATTTTCGATTGAGAATGACAAAATTATAGACGTTGCCATTTCAGTCGACAGTAAAATAATCGCTGTGTGTACTGATAACGGATCCATCGCGGTATGGGACAGCATTGGAACAACTATGGTCAACCCATCCTGCATCGCGAATGGAAATGCCCTGAGCAGTATTGCATTTACGGCATTCAATAAGTCGCTCCATACAATAAATGCAGAAACAGGAGCGTTGGTGATATCAAATGCGGCTGATGGCAGATACCAGACGCAATTTAGATTACATTCAGATAAAGTAAAAACATTATCCTTGATGTCTGTACCGCGTTATAGCAACTTGTTGATCGTGCTATTGGAAACCAAATTAATACGAGTTAGCTGGGACTTGAATGGAATAGTCTTTAGTTGGCCCAAAACCGAACCGTTTGCTTTACTGGAAGACCGAACAATTGTATATACCTGTGCCACCGTCACCAGAGATGGAGAATATGTTGTGACAGCGGACACTGGAGGGTCTGTGAACGTGTACAAGTTACACGAGAGCGATGAGATTATTAAAACCTATAAAAGTTTAGTGACGAGTTTGGATACTTACTGGCTCGAATATGAGGGCTGTCACATAATTTGCGGTGGAAATCGCGATACATTGGTTCCGATGGTTCACCGATGGAAGTTCGACCCAAGCGAAAAGCCCGTGGTCCAAAGGCTGGCACTTTTTGACGCCTCCGTTAATCAAGGAGGTCGAAATGTGATAGCGGTTGCAACGTCAAACGACACTGTGCAGATAATTCAGAACGAAGAAATAATTGCGGAGACTCCTCCggtcgatggaaaaataactggtctttcaatttttgacaatGCTAACGTTATCGCCTATGCCGCTAACAATGGAGCCGTCTGGCTTTTCGACATCAAACACAATTCTACTGAAGAGATTATGACACTGCCAACGCCAGTCAAATTCATGACTGTATTAACAATCGACAAGGAACATGTGATAGTGTGCGGAGAAAGAACTGAAGATTTGAGG aTAAAATGGTTGAACGAGGAAGGTTCTCACTTAGTGGAAAACGCCGGTGCTGTGATATTTTGCGAATTgctcaaaaatattcaacgcgTTCTGACCGTGTCAGAAAAAGTGATAAAACTATGGGACCCCAAAACATGGAAACTGCAATCGAAGGAAGAGTCAAAGATGGGATCAAAGATAAGCTGCTGTTGTCTGAGctcaaatgaaaattatttcgcggtAGCAAACGCTGACGGGAATttaaacattttgaaaatacttcaacACAATACCACTCGTGTCTCAAGCTGCAAACTACTTTTCGACCAGAAATTCAATGAGGGCATAACAGCATGCAGCTTCTCGCACGATGAACTGCTGCTTGCTGTCGGATTGACCAGTGGtgaaataaat ATAATCAACATCCAAACACCATCGGATATTATAACGCTGAAGTTGCATCGTCGAGCAGTAAGGCGCCTGTATTGGGGACCTGTGGACATCGACGAGTACATTTTACTCTCTTTGACAAACGAGCTAGCCTGGTGGAACGTTTCATCGTTGGCTAATCGCATACCAAAAACGAATCACGCTCCAGAGATCAGACACAGCATGGGTGAGTTACCAATAAGTTCCAACAGAGGTGCCGCTGTTCCAACTATCTCCCCAGATTGGGGGATGAGAATGAGAACTAGCAAAAGTTTAGACCTTGCCAGTATGCAGCGTATTGTTCCGATAGTTCCTTTAGCTGACGATGTattcgaaattgaagaaaaaaaagattcctcGAGTGAGGCtttgaatgataaaaagaaaggtgTTTCTAACAGCAACGATAAAAAAGAGGCATTTTtgtggaagaataaaaaaccgaaGTATCCAGAAATTCCGGGTTTACTCGGGGTGATAAAACTTGACGGTAACATCGCTAATAAAGTCCAAATTTCGAAGGACTTTActaattttattacaattgACGGAGAAGGGTCCATTTATGATATGACCGTTCTTGAGTCGAGCAATAATATCAGAAATAGTGGTACACAGAACGGTAACGGGAATCATAGCACCTAG
- the LOC105691126 gene encoding apoptotic protease-activating factor 1-like isoform X1: MERRHEKILSKMQYRIVHDVDVTNVIDSLISHRIINDDAYEKITKCASREERTRMLLIFLRQGGPNAYSTFKEALRRNYDWIIEEMEALEESEDSIDLPDTAVGQNIPHPHLPATPPLNVPRTQKMEQLRKGLEELKPGDYFALHGLQGFGKSSLASAALKDENFVENFFQNEIYWIKFGQQQSLAENILVQLNMLFHRVRDLDHLAEPTTEDALKYSLKRHFSQHKNALLILDDVNRREIIDAFDFGCKTLVLTTDIGILKERRVSVIEMNDGFTAEESLTLFARALGVSVADLPPQARQIHLECRGMPLMVGMFSSQFEEVKESLTQGKGRTANWAYYVNALRKKKSFVVQESLTKLYAIFDMCIDQLKPEDRRRYNSLAIFPEDVNITTKTLSIFWACDPAEVNLEMVKFLKKSLVVRQWHPRYETFIYGVHDLVLSHLRSKLSAQDLADLHRLYVEKNFTICHGDYSKLPVDNYIHSYIGYHMEKAGMNDEFAELYLDFAFIEAKIFYIGPGDLLIDLKKYRNNITGGSLELLARVEDLEKFLIQQAPTLAEYRRRKCLDLVQVALKHPYPGFIRDTAERLALMRPEKLYFNHKHNTQCSNSFSEELHMQVRCVAFTRESQEILVGNDEGKVILWNCNSRHHIAFYGNDTEKAIRKITVSNDGKYFVSISEDGKAKLFDFDEHLDKLQGSYMKTLNPRAKQPDWRTMYHSKSNQDDSRLTFSIENDKIIDVAISVDSKIIAVCTDNGSIAVWDSIGTTMVNPSCIANGNALSSIAFTAFNKSLHTINAETGALVISNAADGRYQTQFRLHSDKVKTLSLMSVPRYSNLLIVLLETKLIRVSWDLNGIVFSWPKTEPFALLEDRTIVYTCATVTRDGEYVVTADTGGSVNVYKLHESDEIIKTYKSLVTSLDTYWLEYEGCHIICGGNRDTLVPMVHRWKFDPSEKPVVQRLALFDASVNQGGRNVIAVATSNDTVQIIQNEEIIAETPPVDGKITGLSIFDNANVIAYAANNGAVWLFDIKHNSTEEIMTLPTPVKFMTVLTIDKEHVIVCGERTEDLRIKWLNEEGSHLVENAGAVIFCELLKNIQRVLTVSEKVIKLWDPKTWKLQSKEESKMGSKISCCCLSSNENYFAVANADGNLNILKILQHNTTRVSSCKLLFDQKFNEGITACSFSHDELLLAVGLTSGEINIINIQTPSDIITLKLHRRAVRRLYWGPVDIDEYILLSLTNELAWWNVSSLANRIPKTNHAPEIRHSMGELPISSNRGAAVPTISPDWGMRMRTSKSLDLASMQRIVPIVPLADDVFEIEEKKDSSSEALNDKKKGVSNSNDKKEAFLWKNKKPKYPEIPGLLGVIKLDGNIANKVQISKDFTNFITIDGEGSIYDMTVLESSNNIRNSGTQNGNGNHST; encoded by the exons ATGGAGCGGAGGCACGAAAAAATCCTATCTAAGATGCAGTACAGAATAGTACACGATGTAGATGTCACTAACGTAATAGACTCTCTAATCTCTCATAGGATTATCAATGATGACgcttatgaaaaaattactaaATGTGCCAGCCGAGAGGAGAGAACTCGGATGCTCCTCATCTTCCTAAGACA AGGTGGTCCCAATGCTTATTCGACGTTCAAAGAAGCTCTTAGGAGAAACTACGACTGGATAATAGAAGAAATGGAGGCATTAGAGGAATCCGAGGACAGCATAGATTTGCCTGACACAGCTGTGGGTCAAAATATCCCGCACCCTCATTTACCAGCTACTCCACCATTAAATGTTCCAAGAACACAAAAG ATGGAGCAGCTTCGCAAGGGATTAGAGGAGCTAAAACCAGGCGACTATTTCGCTCTCCATGGATTACAAGGTTTTGGGAAATCATCTTTAGCTAGTGCAGCCTtgaaggatgaaaattttgttgaaaatttctttcag AACGAAATCTACTGGATTAAATTCGGGCAGCAACAGTCGCTTGCTGAGAATATTCTTGTGCAGTTGAATATGCTTTTCCATCGTGTTCGAGATCTTGATCATCTGGCAGAACCCACCACCGAAGATGCTTTGAAGTATTCCTTAAAACGTCACTTTTCTCAACACAAAAATGCTCTCCTCATTCTTGACGATGTCAACAGACGTGAAATAATTGATGCTTTCGATTTTGGCTGCAAAACTCTGGTGCTCACAACAGATATTGGCATtctaaaagaaagaagagtcAGCGTAATTGAA ATGAATGACGGGTTCACAGCTGAAGAATCACTGACATTGTTTGCCAGAGCATTAGGTGTCTCAGTTGCAGACTTGCCTCCGCAAGCACGTCAGATACACTTGGAGTGCAGGGGAATGCCTTTAATGGTCGGTATGTTTTCGTCCCAATTCGAGGAAGTTAAGGAGAGTCTTACTCAAGGAAAAGGCAGAACTGCTAATTGGGCCTACTACGTTAATGCTTTGCGGAAGAAGAAGTCTTT TGTAGTACAGGAAAGCCTCACAAAACTTTACGCAATTTTTGATATGTGCATCGACCAACTGAAACCAGAAGACCGGCGACGTTACAACTCCCTCGCAATTTTTCCTGAAGACGTGAATATCACGACCAAAACACTGTCCATATTTTGGGCTTGTGACCCTGCAGAGGTTAATCTAGAGATGGTGAAGTTTTTGAAGAAATCTTTAGTAGTTAGACAGTGGCATCCGCGATACGAGACGTTCATATACGGGGTCCATGACTTGGTCCTGTCTCACCTACGGAGCAAACTGAGCGCTCAAGATCTTGCGGACCTGCATAGATTGTatgtagagaaaaatttcacaatatGTCATGGGGACTATTCTAAACTACCGGTAGATAATTATATCCACTCGTACATTGGATACCACATGGAAAAAGCAGGAATGAATGATGAGTTTGCTGAACTTTATTTAGACTTTGCTTTTATTGAAGCAAAAATCTTCTATATTGGACCCGGCGATCTGTTGATAGATTTGAAGAAATATAGGAATAACATCACCGGAGGTTCTCTTGAACTCTTGGCCAGAGTTGAAGATCTCGAGAAATTCCTCATCCAGCAAGCTCCGACGTTGGCTGAGTATCGGCGAAGAAAGTGCCTGGATCTTGTTCAAGTTGCTCTTAAGCATCCGTACCCCGGTTTTATAAGAGACACTGCCGAGCGACTGGCACTGATGAGACCGGAGAAGCTATACTTTAACCACAAGCACAATACGCAGTGCTCGAATTCTTTCAGTGAAGAATTGCACATGCAAGTGAGATGTGTAGCATTTACGCGTGAATCGCAAGAAATTTTAGTTGGAAATGACGAGGGAAAGGTCATTCTATGGAATTGTAATAGTCGTCACCATATTGCATTTTACGGAAATGATACTGAAAAGGCTATCAGAAAGATAACTGTTTCCaatgatggaaaatatttcgtgTCTATCAGCGAAGATGGGAAGGCAAAGCTGTTCGACTTCGACGAACATCTCGACAAATTGCAGGGGAGCTACATGAAAACCTTAAATCCCAGGGCAAAACAGCCTGATTGGAGAACTATGTATCACTCGAAAAGCAATCAGGACGATAGCCGACTTACATTTTCGATTGAGAATGACAAAATTATAGACGTTGCCATTTCAGTCGACAGTAAAATAATCGCTGTGTGTACTGATAACGGATCCATCGCGGTATGGGACAGCATTGGAACAACTATGGTCAACCCATCCTGCATCGCGAATGGAAATGCCCTGAGCAGTATTGCATTTACGGCATTCAATAAGTCGCTCCATACAATAAATGCAGAAACAGGAGCGTTGGTGATATCAAATGCGGCTGATGGCAGATACCAGACGCAATTTAGATTACATTCAGATAAAGTAAAAACATTATCCTTGATGTCTGTACCGCGTTATAGCAACTTGTTGATCGTGCTATTGGAAACCAAATTAATACGAGTTAGCTGGGACTTGAATGGAATAGTCTTTAGTTGGCCCAAAACCGAACCGTTTGCTTTACTGGAAGACCGAACAATTGTATATACCTGTGCCACCGTCACCAGAGATGGAGAATATGTTGTGACAGCGGACACTGGAGGGTCTGTGAACGTGTACAAGTTACACGAGAGCGATGAGATTATTAAAACCTATAAAAGTTTAGTGACGAGTTTGGATACTTACTGGCTCGAATATGAGGGCTGTCACATAATTTGCGGTGGAAATCGCGATACATTGGTTCCGATGGTTCACCGATGGAAGTTCGACCCAAGCGAAAAGCCCGTGGTCCAAAGGCTGGCACTTTTTGACGCCTCCGTTAATCAAGGAGGTCGAAATGTGATAGCGGTTGCAACGTCAAACGACACTGTGCAGATAATTCAGAACGAAGAAATAATTGCGGAGACTCCTCCggtcgatggaaaaataactggtctttcaatttttgacaatGCTAACGTTATCGCCTATGCCGCTAACAATGGAGCCGTCTGGCTTTTCGACATCAAACACAATTCTACTGAAGAGATTATGACACTGCCAACGCCAGTCAAATTCATGACTGTATTAACAATCGACAAGGAACATGTGATAGTGTGCGGAGAAAGAACTGAAGATTTGAGG aTAAAATGGTTGAACGAGGAAGGTTCTCACTTAGTGGAAAACGCCGGTGCTGTGATATTTTGCGAATTgctcaaaaatattcaacgcgTTCTGACCGTGTCAGAAAAAGTGATAAAACTATGGGACCCCAAAACATGGAAACTGCAATCGAAGGAAGAGTCAAAGATGGGATCAAAGATAAGCTGCTGTTGTCTGAGctcaaatgaaaattatttcgcggtAGCAAACGCTGACGGGAATttaaacattttgaaaatacttcaacACAATACCACTCGTGTCTCAAGCTGCAAACTACTTTTCGACCAGAAATTCAATGAGGGCATAACAGCATGCAGCTTCTCGCACGATGAACTGCTGCTTGCTGTCGGATTGACCAGTGGtgaaataaat ATAATCAACATCCAAACACCATCGGATATTATAACGCTGAAGTTGCATCGTCGAGCAGTAAGGCGCCTGTATTGGGGACCTGTGGACATCGACGAGTACATTTTACTCTCTTTGACAAACGAGCTAGCCTGGTGGAACGTTTCATCGTTGGCTAATCGCATACCAAAAACGAATCACGCTCCAGAGATCAGACACAGCATGGGTGAGTTACCAATAAGTTCCAACAGAGGTGCCGCTGTTCCAACTATCTCCCCAGATTGGGGGATGAGAATGAGAACTAGCAAAAGTTTAGACCTTGCCAGTATGCAGCGTATTGTTCCGATAGTTCCTTTAGCTGACGATGTattcgaaattgaagaaaaaaaagattcctcGAGTGAGGCtttgaatgataaaaagaaaggtgTTTCTAACAGCAACGATAAAAAAGAGGCATTTTtgtggaagaataaaaaaccgaaGTATCCAGAAATTCCGGGTTTACTCGGGGTGATAAAACTTGACGGTAACATCGCTAATAAAGTCCAAATTTCGAAGGACTTTActaattttattacaattgACGGAGAAGGGTCCATTTATGATATGACCGTTCTTGAGTCGAGCAATAATATCAGAAATAGTGGTACACAGAACGGTAACGGGAATCATAGCACCTAG